Proteins found in one Acinetobacter sp. XH1741 genomic segment:
- a CDS encoding LysR family transcriptional regulator, which produces MPTLKQFQYFIKIVEEGSFTAASENLFIAQSALSRQMKLLEEEIEFQLFDRTDKKVKLTTAGEVFYKKIKNNLLYLNEIIDLSKSVSEGKNRQIKIAHSSSIVMDNKKVQILKEVSLTQQMSFEINTLSSEQQILALMKGEIDIGLIRPPVLHTLDGLNILKLYEEPLMLAVHIDHVKFAKNEGIYLKDLKDQYFVSTPSPQRGGLSFLVTNLCLAAGFILRKAPIQSRKVSQLQLVSANLGISIVPQEYQEILPEQVKLLPLIDHLSLSEVLLVYRKDQDEVIQHCAERIHQMFQS; this is translated from the coding sequence TTTATTGCCCAGTCTGCTTTAAGTCGGCAAATGAAACTATTAGAAGAAGAAATAGAGTTTCAGTTATTTGATCGTACTGATAAAAAAGTAAAACTCACCACAGCGGGAGAAGTCTTTTATAAGAAAATAAAAAATAATCTGCTCTACTTAAATGAAATAATTGATCTTTCTAAAAGTGTTTCTGAAGGAAAAAATCGCCAGATTAAAATTGCTCATTCAAGCAGTATTGTCATGGACAATAAAAAAGTTCAGATATTAAAAGAAGTCAGTTTAACGCAGCAGATGAGTTTTGAAATTAATACCTTGTCATCAGAGCAGCAAATCTTAGCGTTAATGAAAGGCGAAATCGATATTGGTCTAATTCGGCCGCCTGTTCTGCATACATTAGATGGTCTTAACATTCTTAAGTTATATGAAGAGCCGTTAATGTTGGCTGTGCATATTGATCATGTTAAGTTTGCCAAAAATGAAGGTATTTATTTAAAGGATTTAAAAGACCAGTACTTTGTATCAACGCCTTCTCCTCAGCGAGGCGGCTTAAGTTTTTTGGTCACGAACCTATGTTTGGCTGCAGGATTTATCCTACGAAAAGCCCCGATTCAATCTCGCAAGGTTTCTCAGCTACAATTGGTCTCTGCAAATTTAGGAATTAGTATTGTTCCTCAAGAGTACCAAGAAATATTACCAGAACAGGTAAAGCTATTACCTTTGATAGATCATTTATCGCTTTCAGAAGTATTACTGGTCTATAGAAAAGATCAGGATGAAGTGATTCAGCACTGCGCTGAGCGAATTCATCAAATGTTTCAATCTTAG
- the dusA gene encoding tRNA dihydrouridine(20/20a) synthase DusA, with protein MQSLQSLQPRISVAPMMDWTTKDYRFFARLFNPNVVLYTEMVTTGAILFGDAKRHLDYNAQEHPIVLQLGGSNPQELATCTKMAEDWGYDEVNLNVGCPSDRVQNNKIGACLMAEPDLVAECIHSMQKAVNIPVTVKHRIGIDDMQSYEEMLHFVDTVAATGCTYFVVHARIAILKGLSPKENREVPPLRYEDVYRLKQERPHLTIEINGGIKTFAETQAHLQHVDGVMIGREAYHNPYLLAELGQLWNLEAPDRFDIMEQMLPYIEQRMAEGAPLSIITRHILGLFQNLPGARKWRQALSGGNAKTLADVENAIRNMQAALIRTEEYVKEHQI; from the coding sequence ATGCAATCACTTCAATCGTTACAACCTCGTATTTCAGTTGCCCCAATGATGGACTGGACAACGAAGGATTACCGATTCTTTGCGCGGTTGTTTAACCCAAACGTCGTGCTTTATACAGAAATGGTGACTACGGGCGCGATTTTATTTGGCGATGCAAAACGCCACTTGGACTATAACGCTCAAGAACACCCAATCGTTTTGCAGCTTGGTGGTTCAAATCCTCAAGAGCTTGCCACCTGTACAAAAATGGCTGAAGACTGGGGATATGATGAAGTTAACCTTAATGTAGGCTGCCCAAGTGACCGCGTACAGAACAATAAAATCGGTGCATGTTTAATGGCAGAGCCAGACTTGGTCGCTGAATGTATTCATAGCATGCAAAAGGCAGTGAATATTCCCGTAACTGTGAAGCACCGTATTGGTATTGATGACATGCAATCCTACGAAGAAATGCTACATTTCGTAGATACTGTTGCTGCAACTGGTTGTACTTATTTCGTTGTACATGCGCGTATTGCGATATTGAAAGGCCTGTCTCCAAAAGAGAACCGAGAAGTACCGCCACTACGTTATGAAGATGTCTACCGTTTAAAACAAGAACGTCCACATCTCACCATCGAAATTAACGGCGGAATTAAAACTTTTGCCGAAACTCAAGCTCATTTACAGCACGTGGACGGCGTGATGATTGGCCGTGAAGCGTATCATAACCCTTACCTGCTTGCTGAGCTCGGCCAACTTTGGAACTTAGAAGCACCAGATCGTTTCGATATTATGGAGCAAATGCTTCCGTATATTGAACAGCGTATGGCTGAGGGCGCGCCGCTTTCTATCATTACCCGTCATATTTTAGGCTTATTCCAAAATTTACCGGGTGCCCGTAAATGGCGTCAGGCATTGAGCGGTGGAAATGCCAAAACTTTAGCTGATGTCGAGAATGCGATTCGAAACATGCAAGCGGCACTTATTCGTACTGAAGAATATGTAAAAGAGCATCAAATCTAA